From Deinococcus planocerae, one genomic window encodes:
- the ptsP gene encoding phosphoenolpyruvate--protein phosphotransferase has translation MIDLPQELIGLGARASTKDDAIAQVAALLTAAGNVDAGYVQGMRAREGQANTYLGSGIAIPHGTPETRHLIRKTGIAVLQLPGGVPWGVGGETVRLVVGIAAASDEHLGILRRLTRVLSDDALVEKLSTTTDPGDVQEALTGERSTPVQTQAQTVTVTAAPAPAASDLPYSAQVTLPNPLGMHARPATMLANLVRSRGGRVRLSRDSGESADATRLMEVLSLGLTRGTAVTVSADSPETLNAVTDAIRSGLGDDLSAAPASAAPARREPEWAPQGAGATVEGVPAADGLVVGVTRQHAPRPLDVRDEPGDPVADGDRLDRALAAARAELDTVIADVGARFGADKAAIFRAHQELLGDESVVQDTVSRILDGHGVAWAYQAVTSDRIAGLQRLDDPTLAARAVDLSDVQRRVLRHLLGLRETDVAASGPVILLAPDLTPSDTARLGPDTLLGFVTAQGGPTSHTAIIARGLGLPAVVAAGNGVLEVPDGTPAILDGGAGRLYLNPSEADVGAARERQGVLARERELARAARHQPGATRDGVRVEVAANINRATDAAAALDAGAEGVGLMRTEFLFLERDSAPTEEEQEREYRAMAQALGDRTLIIRTLDIGGDKEVPYLGLAHEDNSFLGIRGIRLCFERPDLFLPQLRAVARVAKDHQGVHLMFPMISTLEDFRRARAIFDGVREELGAPRVPLGVMIEVPSAALIADALAQEVDFFSVGTNDLTQYTLAMDRLHPQLARQTDAMHPAVLQLIALTVQAADRHGKWVGVCGGAAGDEVGALMLTGLGVKELSVSTPQIATVKAALRQRTKAELQALAREALTQPNAEAVRALVRPPAPQGATA, from the coding sequence ATGATCGATCTTCCGCAGGAACTCATCGGGCTGGGGGCGCGGGCGAGTACGAAGGACGACGCCATCGCGCAGGTCGCCGCGCTGCTCACGGCAGCGGGGAATGTGGACGCGGGGTACGTGCAGGGGATGCGCGCCCGCGAGGGGCAGGCGAACACCTATCTGGGCAGCGGCATCGCCATCCCGCACGGCACGCCCGAGACGCGGCACCTGATCCGCAAGACGGGGATCGCGGTGCTGCAACTCCCCGGCGGGGTGCCGTGGGGCGTGGGCGGCGAGACGGTGCGCCTCGTCGTGGGCATCGCCGCCGCAAGCGACGAGCACCTGGGCATCCTGCGCCGCCTGACCCGCGTGCTTTCCGACGATGCGCTGGTCGAGAAGCTCTCCACCACCACCGACCCCGGCGACGTGCAGGAGGCGCTGACCGGGGAGCGGTCCACGCCGGTGCAGACCCAGGCTCAGACGGTCACGGTCACCGCCGCGCCTGCACCCGCCGCCTCCGACCTCCCCTATTCCGCCCAGGTCACGCTGCCCAATCCCCTCGGGATGCACGCCCGGCCCGCGACCATGCTCGCCAACCTCGTGCGCTCGCGGGGCGGGCGGGTGCGGCTGAGCCGGGACTCGGGCGAGAGCGCCGACGCGACCCGCCTGATGGAGGTGCTGAGCCTGGGCCTGACGCGCGGCACCGCCGTGACCGTCAGCGCGGACAGCCCGGAGACGTTGAACGCCGTCACCGACGCGATCCGCTCGGGGCTGGGAGATGACCTGAGCGCCGCGCCCGCGAGCGCGGCCCCCGCCCGCCGCGAGCCCGAGTGGGCCCCGCAGGGGGCCGGGGCGACCGTGGAAGGTGTGCCCGCCGCCGACGGGCTGGTGGTCGGGGTGACCCGGCAGCACGCGCCGAGGCCCCTCGACGTGCGCGACGAGCCCGGCGACCCGGTGGCGGACGGGGACCGCCTCGACCGGGCCCTCGCCGCCGCCCGCGCGGAACTCGACACCGTGATCGCCGACGTGGGGGCCCGCTTCGGGGCGGATAAGGCCGCCATCTTCCGCGCGCACCAGGAACTCCTCGGGGACGAGAGCGTCGTGCAAGACACCGTATCGCGCATTCTCGACGGGCACGGGGTCGCGTGGGCGTACCAGGCGGTGACGAGCGACCGGATCGCCGGGCTCCAGCGGCTCGACGACCCCACCCTCGCCGCCCGCGCGGTGGACCTCAGCGACGTGCAGCGGCGGGTGCTGCGTCACCTCCTGGGCCTGCGCGAGACGGACGTGGCGGCGAGCGGCCCGGTGATCCTCCTCGCGCCCGACCTCACGCCCAGCGACACGGCGCGGCTGGGGCCGGACACCCTGCTCGGCTTCGTGACCGCGCAGGGCGGGCCGACGAGCCACACGGCGATCATCGCGCGCGGGCTGGGCCTTCCCGCCGTGGTCGCCGCCGGGAACGGGGTGCTGGAGGTGCCCGACGGCACGCCCGCGATCCTCGACGGCGGGGCGGGGCGGCTGTACCTCAACCCCTCGGAGGCCGACGTGGGAGCCGCGCGCGAACGGCAGGGCGTCCTGGCCCGCGAGCGCGAACTCGCCCGCGCCGCCCGCCACCAACCCGGAGCCACGCGCGACGGGGTGCGGGTGGAGGTCGCCGCGAACATCAACCGCGCGACGGACGCCGCCGCGGCCCTGGACGCCGGGGCCGAGGGCGTGGGCCTGATGCGCACCGAGTTCCTGTTCCTGGAGCGCGACTCGGCGCCCACCGAGGAGGAGCAGGAGCGCGAGTACCGGGCGATGGCGCAGGCGCTGGGGGACCGCACGCTGATCATCCGCACGCTCGACATCGGCGGGGACAAGGAGGTGCCGTACCTGGGGCTGGCGCACGAGGACAACTCCTTCCTGGGCATCCGGGGCATCCGGCTGTGCTTCGAGCGGCCCGACCTCTTCCTGCCGCAACTGCGGGCGGTGGCGCGGGTGGCGAAGGACCACCAGGGCGTCCACCTGATGTTCCCGATGATCTCGACCCTGGAGGACTTCCGCCGCGCCCGCGCCATCTTCGACGGGGTGCGCGAGGAACTGGGCGCCCCCCGCGTGCCCCTCGGCGTGATGATCGAGGTGCCCTCCGCCGCTCTCATCGCCGACGCGCTCGCGCAGGAGGTGGATTTTTTCAGCGTGGGCACGAACGACCTCACCCAGTACACGCTGGCGATGGACCGCCTGCACCCCCAGCTCGCCCGGCAGACGGACGCGATGCACCCCGCCGTCCTGCAACTCATCGCCCTGACCGTCCAGGCCGCCGACCGCCACGGCAAGTGGGTGGGCGTGTGCGGCGGCGCGGCGGGCGACGAGGTGGGCGCGCTGATGCTGACCGGCCTGGGCGTGAAGGAACTCTCCGTCAGCACCCCACAGATCGCCACCGTGAAGGCGGCCCTGCGGCAGCGCACCAAAGCCGAGTTGCAGGCCCTCGCCCGCGAGGCGCTCACACAGCCCAACGCGGAGGCCGTGCGCGCCCTCGTCCGTCCGCCCGCACCCCAGGGGGCGACGGCATGA
- a CDS encoding DeoR/GlpR family DNA-binding transcription regulator: MTAPLAEERLTRILDLLARQGTARTTTITEHLGVSGATARRDLDVLASRGLVRKVHGGAALVHQDQGYRDRQSLERGGKTRLAQAAVSRLRPGQTVYLDAGTTARHVAQALRAVPHLTRTLRVVTHGIDVAYELNGECSLYVVGGEVYGSTFSVTGPDALATVSRYAYDVFLVGCTSIDPERGLTNSNLVEAQQKTAIMRRARESVLIADHSKWNQAGFATFAPLGDVRAWVTDHAPPEARGVFGAAGVEVVEADGRD, encoded by the coding sequence ATGACGGCTCCCCTGGCGGAGGAACGCCTGACGCGGATTCTCGACCTGCTCGCCCGGCAGGGCACGGCCCGCACGACCACGATCACCGAGCACTTGGGGGTGAGCGGGGCGACGGCGCGGCGCGACCTCGACGTGCTCGCCTCGCGGGGGCTCGTCCGCAAGGTGCACGGCGGGGCGGCGCTCGTCCACCAGGACCAGGGGTACCGCGACCGCCAGAGCCTGGAGCGCGGCGGCAAAACCCGGCTCGCGCAGGCCGCCGTCTCGCGGCTGCGGCCCGGGCAGACCGTGTACCTCGACGCGGGGACGACCGCCCGGCACGTCGCCCAGGCCCTGCGCGCCGTGCCCCACCTCACCCGCACCCTGCGCGTGGTGACACATGGGATCGACGTGGCGTACGAACTCAACGGCGAGTGCTCGCTGTACGTGGTGGGGGGCGAGGTGTACGGCTCGACCTTCAGCGTTACCGGCCCCGACGCCCTCGCCACCGTGAGCCGCTATGCCTACGACGTGTTTCTGGTGGGTTGCACGAGCATCGACCCGGAACGCGGCCTCACGAACAGCAATCTGGTGGAGGCCCAGCAGAAGACGGCGATCATGCGCCGCGCCCGCGAGAGCGTCTTGATCGCCGACCACAGCAAGTGGAACCAGGCAGGCTTCGCCACCTTCGCCCCCCTCGGCGACGTGCGGGCGTGGGTCACCGACCACGCCCCGCCGGAAGCGCGGGGGGTCTTCGGAGCAGCGGGCGTGGAGGTCGTCGAGGCGGACGGGAGGGACTGA
- a CDS encoding acyl-CoA thioesterase: MSDLPTPETSPPPGETTPAPRSRARMLELVFPKDTNYLGTAFGGFVLSLMDKAASVAAVRHAGGAVVTARMDGVDFHVPIRVGDAVALDARVVRVGRSSMRVRVDVYREHMASGEQQLATTGFFVFVAVGEDGRPRPVRPLGEGLDTGSEEPDPEARP; this comes from the coding sequence ATGAGCGACCTGCCCACCCCCGAGACCAGCCCCCCGCCCGGCGAGACCACCCCCGCTCCCCGCAGCCGCGCCCGGATGCTCGAACTGGTGTTCCCGAAGGACACCAACTACCTCGGCACGGCCTTCGGGGGCTTCGTGCTCTCGCTGATGGACAAGGCGGCCTCGGTGGCGGCGGTGCGGCACGCGGGCGGCGCGGTCGTCACGGCGCGGATGGACGGGGTGGACTTCCACGTCCCGATCCGGGTCGGGGACGCGGTGGCCCTCGACGCGCGGGTGGTGCGGGTGGGCCGCAGCTCCATGCGGGTGCGGGTGGACGTGTACCGCGAGCACATGGCCTCCGGCGAGCAGCAACTCGCCACCACCGGCTTTTTCGTCTTCGTGGCGGTCGGTGAGGACGGGAGGCCCCGCCCGGTGCGGCCCCTGGGGGAGGGTCTGGACACGGGCAGCGAGGAGCCCGACCCCGAGGCCCGCCCTTGA
- a CDS encoding histidine phosphatase family protein, whose product MTARGALHLTLVRHGATDWNGEGRWQGWTDTPLGETGRAQAGLLARRLAGKTWDAAYASDLRRALDTAALALPGHPVTPDARLRELHFGRYEGATTEDVLHDPEYAGWQRDPWTRPAPGGESLRGVAERMRAWAEDLPAGDVIAFTHGAALRALLCDLFGWPATPQPGYVLPFPYRHAHTGLTRLTRTAGRWTLLTYNDHAHLEAGAD is encoded by the coding sequence TTGACGGCGCGGGGGGCGCTGCACCTCACCCTCGTCCGCCACGGGGCGACCGACTGGAACGGCGAGGGCCGCTGGCAGGGCTGGACCGACACGCCGCTGGGAGAGACGGGCCGTGCCCAGGCCGGTCTCCTCGCCCGTCGGCTGGCGGGCAAGACCTGGGACGCCGCGTACGCCAGCGACCTGCGCCGGGCCCTGGACACCGCCGCCCTCGCCCTCCCCGGCCACCCGGTCACCCCCGACGCCCGGTTGCGCGAACTGCACTTCGGGCGTTACGAGGGCGCGACCACCGAAGACGTGCTCCATGACCCCGAGTATGCTGGGTGGCAGCGTGACCCCTGGACCCGGCCCGCCCCGGGCGGCGAGAGCCTGCGGGGGGTGGCCGAAAGGATGCGCGCCTGGGCCGAGGACCTTCCCGCCGGGGACGTCATCGCCTTCACCCACGGGGCGGCCCTGCGTGCCCTCTTGTGCGACCTCTTCGGCTGGCCCGCCACGCCGCAGCCGGGGTACGTCCTGCCCTTTCCCTACCGGCACGCCCACACCGGGTTGACCCGCCTGACCCGGACGGCGGGCCGCTGGACGCTGCTGACGTACAACGACCACGCGCACCTGGAGGCGGGGGCGGACTAG
- a CDS encoding CPBP family intramembrane glutamic endopeptidase produces the protein MSAHPAPTDRPARTRLSTTVLLHLLPGWVAGAIYLPLGAALHRAGLPPVWGLLLVTVAVLLPLELALLWRAGALPSLRRPRADARLLGAAGLTLLASAVLPGLAVPLEGVTRPLLPLLPGWVLDPAQGLAALPESLRALTLAAWLVVFGFAGPTVEEAYFRGWLLGRLSPLGRAAAPVNALLFALYHLWQPQHVLRVALTALPLAVARLRTGRLLPGVIAHVTVNVVAWGLLALSLAR, from the coding sequence ATGAGCGCCCACCCCGCCCCGACCGACCGACCAGCACGCACGCGCCTCTCCACCACCGTCTTGCTCCACCTGCTGCCGGGCTGGGTGGCGGGGGCGATCTATCTCCCGCTGGGGGCGGCGCTGCACCGCGCGGGCCTGCCGCCGGTCTGGGGCCTGCTCCTCGTCACGGTGGCGGTGCTGCTCCCGCTGGAACTCGCCCTGCTCTGGCGGGCGGGGGCGCTTCCCTCCCTCCGGCGCCCCCGCGCGGACGCCCGGTTGCTCGGCGCGGCGGGGCTGACGCTGCTCGCCAGCGCGGTGCTGCCGGGCCTCGCCGTCCCCCTGGAAGGAGTCACGCGGCCCCTGCTCCCCCTCCTGCCCGGCTGGGTGCTCGACCCGGCGCAGGGCCTCGCCGCGCTCCCGGAGAGCCTGCGGGCCCTGACGCTCGCCGCGTGGCTCGTCGTGTTCGGGTTCGCCGGGCCGACGGTCGAGGAGGCATATTTCCGGGGCTGGCTGCTCGGGCGCCTCTCGCCGCTGGGCCGGGCCGCCGCCCCCGTGAACGCCCTGCTGTTCGCCCTGTACCACCTGTGGCAGCCGCAGCACGTCCTGCGGGTGGCCCTGACGGCCCTGCCACTCGCCGTCGCCCGCCTTCGTACCGGGAGGCTGCTGCCGGGCGTGATCGCGCACGTCACCGTGAACGTCGTCGCGTGGGGGCTGCTCGCCCTGTCGCTCGCCCGCTAG
- a CDS encoding DinB family protein, with protein MTSSAQDARRFPIGPIQDLPGRDRAALEDTAARMEEAARGWRELLSRLGAAALSRTYRPGGWTVRQLAHHTADAHVHGLNRLRSGLTTEEFVIQPFDQEAWLALPDAELPVEAALALMDAANLRWAALLRGVDPARFSRHVTHPHEGRQELWRLVAKHGWHLRHHLGHARLALGETGVA; from the coding sequence ATGACCTCCTCTGCCCAGGATGCCCGGCGCTTTCCCATCGGCCCGATTCAGGACCTTCCCGGGCGGGACCGGGCGGCGCTGGAGGACACGGCGGCGCGAATGGAGGAGGCCGCGCGCGGGTGGCGTGAGCTGCTGTCGAGGCTCGGCGCCGCCGCCCTGTCGCGCACGTACCGGCCCGGTGGGTGGACGGTGCGGCAACTGGCCCACCACACGGCGGACGCGCATGTGCACGGCCTCAACCGCCTGCGCTCCGGCCTGACGACCGAGGAGTTCGTGATCCAGCCCTTCGACCAGGAGGCGTGGCTGGCCCTCCCCGACGCGGAGTTGCCTGTGGAGGCGGCGCTGGCGCTCATGGACGCGGCGAACCTGCGCTGGGCGGCCCTGCTGCGCGGGGTGGACCCGGCCCGGTTCTCGCGGCACGTCACCCACCCGCACGAGGGGCGGCAGGAGCTGTGGCGGCTCGTCGCCAAGCACGGCTGGCACCTGCGCCACCACCTCGGGCACGCACGGCTGGCGCTGGGGGAGACGGGCGTGGCCTGA
- a CDS encoding PadR family transcriptional regulator: MNPREQLRLLILAVLERQPEHGYAIAQAIKARSEGLLHAKEGTLYPALHALEAEGLVQSHETEVAGRVRREYRLTEKGKKALEGARGEWERQVRAVGAVIGGRA, encoded by the coding sequence ATGAATCCGCGAGAGCAACTCCGGCTGCTGATCCTCGCCGTGCTGGAACGGCAGCCCGAACACGGGTACGCCATCGCGCAGGCGATCAAGGCGCGGTCGGAGGGGTTGCTGCACGCGAAGGAGGGCACCCTCTATCCGGCCCTGCACGCGCTGGAGGCCGAGGGCCTGGTCCAGAGCCACGAAACCGAGGTCGCCGGGCGGGTGCGCCGCGAGTACCGCCTGACCGAGAAGGGGAAAAAGGCGCTGGAGGGGGCGCGCGGCGAGTGGGAGCGGCAGGTGCGGGCGGTCGGGGCCGTGATCGGGGGCCGGGCGTGA
- a CDS encoding MFS transporter yields MRSGSHPLLFAALGTLVFLNVYAPQSLLPLLAREFRVGAAEVGLVVGATTLAMALASPVVGVLADAWGRRRTVVGAFALLALPAVLATLAHTLPLLNAARFAQGLLIPGVMVALNAYIAEEVAPQGRARALTAYVTGTVLGGFLGRFLAGLVAAPFGWHAAFWLLAAASVGGVILAGVGLPREKRFTPRRNPRAVLAGFAAHLRNPALLATCGVGFLILFALVGTFNTLTLRLDDAPYNLSTAGTGAVFAVYLLGVVVTPVAGPFLASRGPRTGLLAAVALSVAGLLVTLAAPLPLVIAGVAAGACGVFLAQSAALAAVQRSVTGARSLATGLYHLAYYGGGAAASVVAGHTFEAGGWPAVVPLVAGSLGLAAVVGAVGWRRAGRGGVQRG; encoded by the coding sequence TTGAGGTCGGGGTCTCACCCCCTCCTCTTCGCGGCGCTGGGGACGCTGGTTTTTCTCAACGTGTACGCGCCCCAGAGCCTCCTGCCCCTGCTGGCGCGCGAGTTCCGGGTCGGCGCGGCGGAGGTCGGCCTCGTCGTGGGCGCGACGACGCTGGCGATGGCGCTCGCCTCTCCGGTCGTGGGTGTCCTCGCCGATGCCTGGGGCCGCAGGCGGACGGTGGTGGGGGCCTTCGCGCTCCTCGCCCTGCCCGCCGTCCTCGCTACCCTCGCGCACACCTTGCCCCTCCTGAACGCCGCCCGCTTCGCCCAGGGCCTCCTCATCCCTGGAGTGATGGTGGCTCTGAACGCCTACATCGCCGAGGAAGTCGCTCCTCAAGGACGGGCCCGCGCCCTGACCGCCTACGTCACGGGCACGGTGTTGGGGGGGTTCCTGGGCCGCTTCCTGGCCGGACTCGTCGCCGCGCCCTTCGGCTGGCACGCGGCCTTCTGGCTGCTCGCCGCCGCGTCCGTGGGGGGCGTTATCCTCGCCGGGGTTGGCTTGCCGCGTGAGAAGAGGTTCACCCCGCGCCGTAATCCGCGTGCCGTGCTGGCCGGGTTTGCCGCCCACCTGCGCAACCCCGCCCTGCTCGCCACCTGCGGAGTCGGCTTCCTGATCCTCTTCGCACTGGTGGGCACCTTCAACACCCTCACGCTGCGGCTGGACGACGCGCCCTACAACCTCAGCACGGCGGGGACGGGGGCGGTCTTCGCCGTCTATCTCCTCGGGGTGGTCGTGACGCCCGTCGCCGGGCCGTTTCTCGCCTCGCGTGGCCCACGCACGGGCCTGCTGGCCGCCGTGGCCCTTAGCGTGGCGGGTCTGCTCGTCACCCTCGCCGCGCCCCTGCCCCTGGTGATCGCGGGGGTGGCGGCGGGGGCGTGCGGCGTTTTTCTGGCCCAGTCCGCCGCGCTCGCCGCCGTGCAGCGCAGCGTGACGGGGGCGCGCAGCCTCGCCACCGGGCTCTACCACCTCGCCTACTACGGGGGAGGGGCCGCCGCGAGCGTGGTCGCCGGGCACACCTTCGAGGCGGGAGGCTGGCCTGCCGTCGTCCCTCTCGTCGCGGGCAGCCTGGGCCTCGCGGCGGTCGTGGGCGCGGTGGGGTGGAGGCGGGCGGGGCGGGGTGGGGTTCAGAGAGGTTAA
- a CDS encoding Imm10 family immunity protein, producing MELEKIAVTACAVEVLEDLDTFMIALADDLERQEQVLELQRALPGSELEEQDKGTDMDTYCLVWNAGPTEYGALSSCVLQEKTLTLLLTPQAVEVFGVTGFLLQLELDETERAKLRDGLALVFSEREPDELILE from the coding sequence GTGGAACTGGAAAAAATAGCGGTGACGGCCTGTGCGGTGGAGGTTCTGGAAGACCTCGACACATTCATGATCGCCCTTGCTGACGACCTGGAGCGGCAGGAGCAGGTTCTGGAGCTTCAGAGAGCCTTGCCGGGAAGCGAACTTGAGGAGCAGGACAAGGGAACAGACATGGACACCTACTGTCTGGTCTGGAACGCGGGACCTACGGAGTACGGAGCCCTGTCCTCTTGCGTTTTGCAGGAGAAGACACTGACGCTGCTGTTGACGCCTCAAGCGGTCGAAGTCTTCGGTGTCACAGGTTTTCTGCTCCAATTGGAACTCGACGAAACCGAGCGGGCCAAGTTGCGTGACGGTCTCGCCCTCGTCTTCTCGGAACGGGAGCCTGATGAGTTGATCTTGGAGTAG
- a CDS encoding malate dehydrogenase has product MTTKQPVRVAVTGAAGQIGYSLLFRIAAGDMLGKNQPVILQLLEITPALKALNGVVMELRDCAFPLLADIVTSDDPMVAFKDADYALLVGAMPRKAGMERGDLLGANGGIFKPQGQALNAVASRDVKVLVVGNPANTNALIAQQNAPDLKPEQFTAMVRLDHNRAISQLAEKTGQPVNAIQNITIWGNHSSTQYPDLSQATVNGQPALDLVDREWYEGIYIPTVAKRGAAIIEARGASSAASAASAAIDHMRDWALGTPEGQWVSMGIPSDGSYGVPQGLIYGFPVRCSGGEYEIVQGLEVSDFSRGKMDATAQELTEERDEVRKLGLVQ; this is encoded by the coding sequence ATGACCACCAAGCAACCCGTCCGCGTGGCCGTGACCGGCGCCGCCGGGCAGATCGGCTACAGCCTGCTCTTCCGCATCGCCGCCGGGGACATGCTCGGCAAGAACCAGCCCGTGATCCTGCAACTGCTGGAGATCACGCCCGCCCTCAAGGCCCTCAACGGCGTCGTGATGGAGCTGCGCGACTGCGCCTTCCCGCTGCTCGCCGACATCGTGACCTCGGACGACCCGATGGTCGCCTTCAAGGACGCCGACTACGCCCTCCTCGTGGGCGCGATGCCCCGCAAGGCCGGGATGGAGCGCGGCGACCTCCTCGGCGCCAACGGCGGCATCTTCAAGCCGCAGGGTCAGGCGCTGAACGCCGTGGCGAGCCGCGACGTGAAGGTCCTCGTGGTGGGCAATCCCGCCAACACGAACGCCCTGATCGCCCAGCAGAACGCGCCCGACCTCAAGCCGGAACAGTTCACGGCGATGGTGCGCCTCGACCACAACCGCGCGATCAGCCAGCTCGCCGAGAAGACCGGCCAGCCGGTGAATGCCATTCAGAACATCACGATCTGGGGCAACCACTCGTCCACCCAGTATCCCGACCTCTCGCAGGCGACGGTGAACGGCCAGCCAGCGCTGGACCTCGTGGACCGCGAGTGGTACGAGGGGATCTACATCCCCACCGTCGCCAAGCGCGGCGCGGCGATCATCGAGGCGCGCGGGGCGAGCAGCGCGGCGTCGGCGGCGTCGGCGGCCATCGACCACATGCGCGACTGGGCGCTGGGCACCCCGGAAGGGCAGTGGGTCAGCATGGGCATCCCCAGTGACGGCTCCTACGGGGTGCCCCAGGGGCTGATCTACGGCTTCCCGGTGCGGTGCAGCGGCGGCGAGTACGAGATCGTGCAGGGCCTGGAGGTCAGCGACTTCAGCCGCGGCAAGATGGACGCCACCGCCCAGGAGCTCACCGAGGAGCGCGACGAGGTGCGCAAGCTCGGGCTGGTGCAGTAA
- a CDS encoding glycosyltransferase family 4 protein: MRIGIVTATYLPSRNGVATSTALYVRGLRERGHDVRVFAPRHPQEPVREEGVYRLNSSFAGARALGAPADYPVMLAPGPLLTARLPLRDLDVLHTMHPFLAGRLALKWARLSGAPVVFTAHTQYDQYLHYAPMPRRVGRAMLRPHISAFARRVDAVLAPGRAMVEMLREYGYGGEVHLFPNPVDLAAFARTRGEAFRAEHHVPRDVPLVMYLGRLAAEKNLSVMLHAFAQAQASRPELRLLVVGDGPARMEAQAGAQEGVTFTGPIPYARGPEALAAADAFLTASTSEVLPMSMIEALAAGTPLVAARSPAALDLVREGVNGTVRDATPDALAAGLLEVLAPGRLPALQAGARKSAGEYDLTERAAALEAVYLQTVAREQAQGRIDRLR, encoded by the coding sequence GTGCGCATCGGAATCGTCACCGCCACCTACCTGCCGTCCCGCAACGGCGTCGCCACGAGCACCGCCCTGTACGTCCGCGGCCTGCGCGAGCGGGGCCACGACGTGCGCGTCTTCGCCCCGCGTCATCCGCAGGAACCCGTGCGGGAGGAGGGCGTCTACCGCCTGAACTCGTCGTTTGCGGGGGCGCGGGCGCTGGGCGCCCCGGCGGACTACCCGGTCATGCTCGCCCCGGGGCCACTCCTGACCGCCCGGCTGCCGTTGCGCGACCTCGACGTGCTGCACACCATGCACCCCTTCCTGGCCGGAAGACTGGCCCTGAAGTGGGCGCGGCTCTCGGGCGCTCCCGTGGTCTTCACGGCGCACACCCAGTACGACCAGTACCTGCACTACGCGCCCATGCCGAGGCGGGTGGGCCGCGCGATGCTGCGCCCGCACATCTCGGCCTTCGCGCGGCGGGTGGACGCGGTACTCGCCCCGGGCCGGGCGATGGTGGAGATGCTGCGTGAGTACGGCTACGGCGGCGAGGTGCACCTCTTCCCCAACCCGGTGGACCTCGCCGCCTTCGCGCGGACGCGGGGAGAGGCCTTCCGGGCCGAGCACCACGTTCCGCGGGACGTGCCCCTCGTGATGTACCTGGGCCGCCTCGCCGCCGAGAAGAACCTGAGCGTGATGCTCCACGCCTTCGCGCAGGCGCAGGCCTCGCGCCCGGAGCTGCGGCTGCTCGTGGTGGGCGACGGCCCGGCGCGGATGGAGGCGCAGGCGGGAGCCCAGGAGGGCGTCACCTTCACCGGCCCGATCCCCTACGCCCGGGGCCCCGAGGCCCTGGCCGCCGCCGACGCCTTCCTCACCGCGAGCACGTCCGAGGTGCTTCCCATGAGCATGATCGAGGCGCTCGCGGCGGGCACCCCCCTCGTCGCCGCGCGCAGCCCCGCCGCCCTCGACCTCGTGCGCGAGGGCGTGAACGGTACCGTGCGGGACGCCACGCCGGACGCCCTGGCCGCCGGGCTGCTGGAGGTCCTCGCCCCGGGCCGCCTCCCCGCCCTGCAAGCGGGGGCGCGGAAGAGTGCGGGCGAGTACGACCTGACGGAGCGCGCGGCGGCGCTGGAGGCGGTGTACCTGCAAACGGTGGCGCGGGAACAGGCTCAGGGCCGCATCGACAGGTTGAGATGA
- the hisA gene encoding 1-(5-phosphoribosyl)-5-[(5-phosphoribosylamino)methylideneamino]imidazole-4-carboxamide isomerase, producing MTGAAAPLPLVIPCVDIQSGRAVRLLGGDPDRETVYFDSPLDAARHWAGLGAGLVHLVDLDAATGRGENRGVIQQIAAELGGSGVQVEVGGGIRDRDTAEELLSAGVHRIVIGTAVVREPELVGELIRLHGPERVVVSLDARGLEVATHGWAQGSGLRVADLTPSLADAGLKTLIFTDVTRDGTLRGLDRELMRTVRRLWTNTLIVGGGVATLDDVRLLAEEGIQGAVVGRAIYEGTLGYPVTGL from the coding sequence ATGACCGGAGCCGCTGCCCCCCTCCCCCTCGTGATCCCCTGCGTGGACATCCAGTCGGGCCGCGCCGTGCGCCTGTTGGGGGGCGACCCCGACCGGGAGACGGTGTACTTCGACTCGCCCCTGGACGCCGCCCGCCACTGGGCCGGGCTGGGCGCGGGCCTCGTGCATCTGGTGGACCTCGACGCGGCGACCGGGCGGGGTGAGAACCGGGGCGTGATTCAGCAGATCGCCGCCGAGCTGGGCGGGTCCGGCGTGCAGGTCGAGGTGGGAGGCGGCATCCGTGACCGGGACACGGCGGAGGAGTTGCTGTCGGCGGGCGTTCACCGCATCGTGATCGGCACGGCGGTCGTGCGGGAGCCGGAGTTGGTGGGCGAGTTGATCAGGCTCCACGGCCCCGAGCGGGTCGTCGTCAGCCTCGACGCGCGGGGCCTGGAGGTCGCCACCCACGGCTGGGCGCAGGGGAGCGGCCTCAGGGTCGCCGACCTCACGCCGAGCCTGGCTGACGCGGGCCTGAAAACGCTGATCTTCACCGACGTGACCCGCGACGGCACCCTGCGGGGCCTCGACCGCGAGCTGATGCGGACGGTGCGCCGCCTCTGGACGAACACCCTGATCGTGGGCGGCGGCGTCGCCACCCTCGACGACGTGCGCCTGCTCGCCGAGGAGGGCATCCAGGGCGCCGTCGTCGGGCGCGCGATCTACGAGGGGACGCTCGGCTACCCGGTCACCGGCCTCTGA